A stretch of Brassica rapa cultivar Chiifu-401-42 chromosome A08, CAAS_Brap_v3.01, whole genome shotgun sequence DNA encodes these proteins:
- the LOC103835838 gene encoding uncharacterized protein LOC103835838 — MEKENDEPTKGHDNTFSLQNVLFIVKVSAVLAFTGYCGYPTIINVLDGVDLWFGWFRLVLRNVFFIFIILNALIGAIYFSFLKTTEKKKQDLYDEYIAAAPSAVRSSPEPSSALMEVGDYGGEYYNKSSYYKTVPPFQAVTTVEESKCYERLVMETSSKSYRKTTSLEKKKKRSTVEYRRTESERVLMKTASWRSHAMDELSSEEFRMKVETFITGYKKKMNCQNGVADHWGNGVSRFQNGSVDQWQNCVPQLQDQPYYDGTDRRRHRSRRLVGGSGSTGSGGPYLAISN, encoded by the coding sequence ATGGAGAAGGAGAACGATGAGCCAACTAAGGGACACGACAATACGTTTAGCTTACAGAATGTTCTGTTCATTGTCAAAGTCTCAGCCGTCCTAGCCTTCACCGGTTACTGTGGTTACCCGACGATTATAAATGTACTCGACGGCGTTGACCTTTGGTTCGGTTGGTTCCGTTTGGTTCTAAGAAAcgttttcttcatcttcatcatcctaAACGCTCTCATAGGCGCGATATACTTTAGCTTCCTCAAAACCAccgaaaaaaagaaacaagatcTCTATGATGAATATATCGCCGCCGCACCCTCCGCCGTCCGTTCTTCCCCGGAGCCTTCTTCTGCCCTGATGGAGGTTGGAGACTACGGTGGTGAATATTATAATAAGTCAAGTTACTACAAGACTGTGCCACCGTTTCAAGCGGTTACTACGGTTGAGGAGAGTAAGTGTTATGAACGATTAGTGATGGAGACGAGCTCTAAGAGTTATAGGAAGACGACGAgtttagagaagaagaagaagaggtccACGGTGGAGTATCGAAGGACGGAGTCGGAGAGAGTACTGATGAAAACGGCGTCGTGGAGGTCGCATGCGATGGATGAGCTGAGCAGCGAGGAGTTTCGTATGAAGGTGGAGACATTTATCACGGGGTACAAGAAGAAAATGAATTGCCAAAACGGCGTCGCTGATCACTGGGGAAACGGAGTCTCTCGGTTTCAAAACGGCAGCGTTGACCAGTGGCAGAACTGTGTCCCCCAGTTGCAAGATCAGCCTTATTACGATGGAACTGATCGTCGTCGTCATCGTAGTCGTAGGCTCGTGGGTGGTTCTGGCTCTACTGGTAGTGGTGGTCCGTACTTGGCCATTTCGAATTAG
- the LOC103835839 gene encoding defensin-like protein 19 produces MASSYARLLLLCLSIFLIASTEVMMVEGRVCQRRSKTWTGFCGNTRGCDSQCKRWERASHGACHAQFPGFACFCYFNC; encoded by the exons ATGGCTTCTTCTTACGCACGTTTGCTCTTGCTTTGCCTATCCATCTTCCTCATCGCTTCCACTG AGGTGATGATGGTGGAAGGAAGAGTTTGCCAGAGGAGAAGCAAGACATGGACAGGGTTTTGTGGCAACACTCGCGGCTGTGACAGTCAGTGTAAGAGATGGGAACGGGCTTCACACGGGGCTTGTCACGCTCAGTTCCCGGGGTTCGCATGTTTTTGCTACTTCAACTGCTGA
- the LOC103835840 gene encoding gamma carbonic anhydrase 1, mitochondrial: MGTLGRAFYSVGFWIRETGQALDRLGCRLQGKNCFREQLSRHRTLMNVFDKAPIVDKEAFVAPSASVIGNVQIGRGSSIWYGCVLRGDVNTVSVGSGTNIQDNSLVHVAKSNLSGKVPPTIIGDNVTIGHSAVLHGCTVEDEAFIGMGATLLDGVVVEKHALVAAGALVRQNTRIPSGEIWGGNPAKFLRKLKSKEIDFIPVSAENYSNLAKAHAAENAKPLNAIEFEKVLRKRYAAKDEEYDSMLGIVRETPPELKLPNKNESKPSVL, from the exons ATGGGAACCTTAGGCAGAGCATTTTACTCCGTCGGATTTTGGATCCGTGAGACCGGTCAGGCTCTCGATCGCCTCGGATGTCGCCTCCAAGGCAAAAACTGCTTCCGTGAACAAC TATCTAGGCATCGGACGCTGATGAATGTATTCGATAAGGCTCCGATTGTGGATAAGGAAGCTTTTGTAGCACCAAGTGCTTCAGTCATTGGGAACGTTCAGATTGGAAGAGGATCTTCTATTTGGTATGGATGTGTACTACGAG GGGATGTGAACACTGTTAGTGTTGGATCAGGAACTAATATTCAGGACAACTCACTTGTTCATGTGGCAAAATCTAACTTAAGCGGAAAGGTGCCTCCAACCATTATCGGAGACAATGTAACCATTG GTCATAGTGCTGTTTTACATGGATGTACCGTTGAGGATGAGGCTTTTATCGGGATGGGAGCGACACTTCTGGACGGTGTCGTGGTTGAAAAGCATGCCCTGGTTGCTGCTGGTGCGCTTGTGCGACAAAACACTAGGATTCCTTCCGGAGAG ATATGGGGAGGAAACCCAGCAAAGTTCCTCAGGAAGCTCAAGAGTAAGGAAATTGATTTTATCCCAGTGTCAGCTGAAAACTACTCAAACCTCGCGAAGGCTCACGCTGCAGAGAATGCAAAGCCACTAAATGCGATCGAGTTTGAGAAGGTTCTACGCAAGAGGTATGCTGCAAAAGACGAGGAGTACGACTCCATGCTTGGTATTGTGAGAGAAACTCCACCAGAGCTTAAACTCCCTAACAAGAACGAGTCTAAGCCAAGCGTCCTTTAA
- the LOC103835841 gene encoding glutathione S-transferase DHAR1, mitochondrial — protein sequence MALEVCVKAAVGAPDVLGDCPFSQRVLLTLEEKSLPYKMHLINLSDKPKWFLDINPGGKVPVLKIDGKWVPDSDVIVSLLEKKYPEPSLKTPPKFASVGSKIMSTFVAFLTTKDSSDGPLLHELEALENHLKSHDGPFIAGEKVSAVDLSLAPKLYHLEVALGHFKSWSVPGSLTHVHNYMHAVFSLHSFEKTKAEEKYVIAGWAPKVHY from the exons ATGGCTCTCGAAGTCTGCGTGAAAGCCGCCGTTGGTGCCCCTGATGTTCTTGGCGACT GCCCGTTCAGCCAAAGGGTTCTTCTCACCCTCGAGGAGAAGAGTCTGCCCTACAAAATGCATCTGATCAACCTCTCCGACAAACCTAAATG GTTCTTAGACATTAATCCTGGAGGGAAAGTGCCAGTGCTTAAGATCGACGGCAAGTGGGTGCCTGATTCCGACGTCATCGTCAGCCTTCTCGAGAAGAAGTATCCTGAGCCGTCACTCAAGACTCCTCCCAAGTTTGCCTCTGTTGGATCCAAGATCATGAGTACTTTCGTGGCTTTCCTGACGACCAAAGACTCAAGTGACGGTCCTTTGCTTCATGAGCTAGAAGCCTTGGAGAATCATCTCAAGTCTCACGATGGTCCTTTTATAGCCGGGGAAAAGGTCAGCGCGGTGGATCTAAGCTTAGCACCAAAGCTTTACCATCTCGAGGTCGCTCTTGGCCACTTCAAAAGCTGGTCTGTCCCTGGGAGCTTGACCCATGTTCATAACTACATGCATGCTGTGTTCTCCCTCCACTCCTTTGAGAAAACAAAGGCTGAGGAGAAGTATGTGATCGCAGGATGGGCCCCCAAGGTCCACTACTAA
- the LOC103835843 gene encoding uncharacterized protein LOC103835843 has protein sequence MAKTWVAVVLSVMLLVSINSVTILAEEEQPTIGSRIDSAVTGVTNAFNEHGGPDAVETVSSTAKSVYGWFGDKAKEMGIHF, from the exons ATGGCGAAAACATGGGTAGCTGTGGTGTTATCCGTGATGCTACTCGTTTCCATAAACTCGGTGACAATTTTGGCTGAGGAGGAACAGCCTACGATTGGGTCGAGGATAGACTCAGCCGTGACAGGCGTCACCAATGCTTTCAATGAACACGGTGGCCCAGACGCCGTAGAAACCGTATCTTCCACCGCAAAGTCCGTTTACGGATGGTTTGGTGATAAAGCCAA ggAAATGGGAATTCATTTCTAA